In a genomic window of Pangasianodon hypophthalmus isolate fPanHyp1 chromosome 19, fPanHyp1.pri, whole genome shotgun sequence:
- the rnaseh1 gene encoding ribonuclease H1 produces MLRLFSVSRLVRRALCVSAEEMGKKGSFFYAVRKGHRPGVYQTWEECKSQVDRFPDARYKKFAVEDEAWAFVRNETTSTESSEATLCTTSVGSKRSIEEDEVDGGSVKRVKLEPSAASGSKGLTYMGDAVVVYTDGCCTKNGKDGARAGIGVYWGPDHHLNVAERLPGRQTNQRAELQAACRALEQAIDMDIKKLVVYTDSKFTINGITTWVKNWKANGWRLKAGGKVVNKEDFQKLDELNEELDVKWMHIPGHAGYLGNEEADRLSREGAAKPQW; encoded by the exons ATGTTGAGATTATTCAGCGTTTCCAGGCTTGTACGTAGGGCTCTGTGTGTCAGTGCCGAGGAAATGGGCAAGAAGGGCAGTTTCTTTTACGCCGTAAGGAAAGGACACAGGCCGGGGGTGTACCAAACATG GGAAGAATGCAAATCTCAAGTGGACAGATTCCCTGATGCACGGTATAAAAAGTTTGCTGTTGAAGATGAAGCTTGGGCTTTTGTAAGGAACGAGACAACATCCACAGAGA GTTCTGAAGCCACCCTGTGTACCACAAGTGTTGGCTCTAAAAGGTCCATTGAAGAGGATGAGGTCGATGGAGGGAGTGTAAAACGAGTGAAACTTGAGCCCTCTGCTGCTAGCGGTTCTAAGGGGCTCACTTACATGG GAGATGCGGTGGTGGTGTACACAGATGGCTGTTGTACAAAAAATGGGAAAGATGGAGCTCGTGCAGGGATTGGAGTGTACTGGGGTCCCGATCACCATCT TAACGTTGCAGAGAGGTTACCAGGGAGACAAACCAACCAACGAGCCGAACTACAG GCAGCTTGCAGGGCACTGGAACAAGCTATAGATATGGACATCAAAAAGCTGGTTGTCTACACAGACAGCAAATTCACTATTAACG GGATTACCACCTGGGTAAAGAACTGGAAAGCCAACGGCTGGAGGCTCAAAGCAGGTGGCAAGGTGGTCAATAAAGAGGATTTCCAAAAGCTTGATGAACTAAATGAAGAACTTGATGTTAAATGG atgcaCATCCCAGGTCATGCTGGCTATTTAGGAAACGAGGAAGCAGACAGACTCTCTAGAGAGGGAGCAGCAAAACCTCAGTGGTAA